The sequence AAGTTTTCTTCCTATGAAAGGAATttgacatgttttttaaaaatccattaaggGAAGAGAAGGTGGTGAATAGCTGGAGTTGTGTTATTCTAGCTTAACATatgatacaagaaaaataaaaataaaaatccatcttCCGTTATTCATAAACGTAGCTGTGAAGGCAGTTACAGAAGAGAAGCTGGGTGTTTCGGGCTGTGGTTATGTAACTGGAATAATTATCAACTTTCAGAGAATCTATACAAAGGAAATGTTCATTTGGGAAGAAgcaccttaatttttttctttaatgtttatttttgagagagaaaaaacacaagtgggggaggggcagagagaaggagacactgaatctgaagcaggatccaggccccgagctgtcagcacagagtccaacacggacctcgaactcacaaactgggagatcatgacctgagccaaagtcggacgcttaaccgaccgagccacccaggcgcctctattttttttaatgtttatttgttgtaagagagaacacaagcaggggaggggcagagagagagggagagggggaatctcaagcagactctgctttCAGCACGAGCCCCACACaagggctcaatcccgtgaaccatgagatcatgacctgaggtgataagctggatgcttaactgactgagccgcccaggcaccccaggaggaaGCAACTTAGAGTCTTCACTGAGTGAGACATCATCTCTCTGCTCCATGATTGGAGGATTCTATATGGGCTTGCAGTTTGCTTTAGCTAAATACGTTTCATAAATTTTTTATGTCTTAAGCCTACCAGCTTAGACCCAGACTTAATACCCATTAGTGTTACATTGCTTCCTGCTTCCAAAACACTCTAAAGCcaaatcatttttcaaatgagttcTGTGTAGATTTACTTTGCAGACTTCCCAGATTCCAAAACCTTCCGCACAGATGTAGTCTCTGTTCTACAAAGAGAAATGACTTCTTTCTCTTGGGAagattctgcccctccctacttacCAGCTAGATATTTCATGAAATGTGAGTGAGTCTCTGTTCCAAGATCATAGAATGCTCTAACCTTATCCGTTTAAGCTCCGCATAGCTGTTCCTACACATTTTTTGTAGACCTACAACTTTGATGAGCTTTTCTGCACATTGATTACAGGGAAATGTTGATATTTGACCTAATAGGGAACCTAACATTATAAATCAGATGGGACACTAGAATCCGTAACTTGCCTGTGTTGCTCCTGTGTGCATACAGAAAATCGAGGAGGATTCTGGTAGTAAGGCAGAAGCAAATCTATACAGAATCCTTAAAAGGAGACTGGAGCCCAGCTTCAATGGCTTTATGTGTCCTTTCTTTTAAAAGGGAGAGTAAGGGACATATATACCACCTTGCAGATTGTTCTGAGAATTAGAAATACTATTCACCTTTATCACCAGAACCTAGCCCATTTCTTGACAATGTAGAGGGTACTTAGTAAATACACATCCATAGTCTATTGTCTCCAATTCTAAAATAATCTTCAAGTGTCTGAAAACAAaaggatttttaacttttttcgtAGCAAAACCTAGATCCCACTCAGGGTATTGcataacataaatatatgcattacattacatttttgaaattcaaaacctTTCCAATTTCTAAACAGGTCTGGCCCAGTGCTTTTGGCTAAGGGATTGTGGCCGTGTGTTTGAATGTATGTGACTGTCTTCTGGGCCAAGCTGTGTTCTAAGCAATTCACATGTATTAGGTAATTAGCTTCAGTTTACAAATGGGGACACTAAGGCATAGAAGGGTTGAACAATTTGCCCAACATGGGTAATAGCAGAACTGGGATTCCAGTCCATACCCAAGAGTCTGCATGCTTGTGGTGAAGAGTGAATGCAAGACATGCTACACAATCAGGAAacaacttctttttaaaagataagcctCCACCTATCTAAACTCCTCACAAAACACGGTGTTAATTTGTTCAGTTTTGCCCACTGCAGGCTACTGCAAGAGGGCAATAAAGGCGAAGTGGAAAAGTTTTGACAGTAAAGGCTTGTTGTAAGAATAGCTAATGTTTATCGAGCACCTACCATATGCTAAGCGTGAGTCTAATTGCTTTTCTAGAaacacattcctagaaacacaccTCTCAGGAAGGCCAGTTTTGTCAGCTGCATTTGTAGACTGAGCAGCGGAGGTTAAATAACGTGTCCAAGATCACCTCCAACATCACCCGGAGGACTGGATCTCAGGAAGCTGGTGTTATATATAGCACACTCTCCTCGCCTTGTGCTCGCAGGTCTAGAACATGCACATTTGTGTTGTCTTCCTAAAATACTTACCCAGGTGCCGTATGTGCCACAGGGGGTTGATGGTGGAGTATTTCCCATGAAACACGATCAGCATCGGGGAGGTGgccacccctcctcccagggaGCTGCTGTAGAGATTTTCCCTAAGAAATGGAACAGAAACGCACCATTTGGCCTGGAGCCCCACAGACTCCTATAAAGTAGAATCTACTAATTTTGAAAGATGTGAGACCATCTCTCGCTGTATAATAAGACTATGGTTTTTCACTTGcccccaactttttattttgaaaattgtcaGACAACACAGAATTGTAAGAAGGATACCATGAACCCCATACCATCCACCTAGATTTACAGCGTAGCATCTTACCATTTtcgtttttatccttttttaatggCAAATACTGAAGATCAAATTCTGACCCTACATTATTTAGAATAACTTTACTCACAAATTCAAAGTTATGGTGGTATTGAAAATATCCAGATAGAAAAGACGAACAGGAAATACAGTGAGATGATAATTGCGGTTGTGTTACAGGGGTTTTTCCccccatattttaaaacttggatgatgaaaaatgatacatttttaaaaactcaacttCCAAAACCAAAGTTgagtttataaaataattctttttaagtttatttattttgagagacagagagtgcgagtgggggaggggcagagagagagggggaatctcaagcaggtccactctgtcagcacagagcctgatgtggggctcgaactcacaaaactgtgagatcatgacctgagctgaaatcaagagttggatgcccaaccgagtgagccaccgaggcaccccagagtttataaaaaataattcttcaaaacAAATTAGGTAGGAAGAAACTCAACTGAGAAATGGTTTTCAGTGGAAAAGGTTCACTAGGATTCTGGGAGAAGACTTAAAGTCACATTACtaattcattagaaaaaaatgtttgtataatGAGATTGTGCAGGATCTCGGTTCCACTGACATACCGTTTGGGGACAGATTTCCATCTGCTGTCCCCATTCTTTCTCACCCATGCCTCTGTAAGCAAATCTGACCTAAGATGTCTATGAAATATTTCTAACCCCTGAGATATGCATAGAAAATTAATTATGCAATTTTGTCCCCAAGCAAGGAAAATGGTAGAAGGGTTTACACCTACTCCACATTTTTTTGCATCCATTTCTCCAGTTGTTTGGTGATACGTTGATGCTTCCATTCCGTCATGTTGGCGACAATCACGCCGGGATTGAAAGAGCACGTGCTGGGGCTTATGCCAAGGTCTTTTATGGTCTTCTTCCTATAGTCCAGATAGCCCATGTATGTATTCTGTAAAGGAACAGGATATGCCTTTGACCAACACATCTTTTGTTTCTGGAAAACGATCATTTTCTTGAAACCATTGGGCAGCGTTTCTGGGTTTCCTCCTGTGTCACAAGCCATTTCCTAGTATCCTTTGCTGTTTTTCGTGTTTCCCCAACCTCGAAAGGCTGAGTGCCCCCTAGTCTCCTTGCCTGCACCTGTTCCTGTCTCTAGTACGAGCTCCCCAGACAGCCTCATCCGGTCTCGTGGCCCAAAATACTATCTGTGCAGCCAGCCTTGACCTCTCCTCTGGATTCCCAAAGCCTGCTACATCTGTTGGCAGATACTGCGTCTCCTTCTGGATGCTTAACAAGGCAGCTCTACTTACATCCAAAAACTGATCCTGATCCTGGCCGGAACTCGCTTCCCCACAACCCGCCTACCTCAGTTACCGGCAACACTATTCTTCCAGTTACTTGGGCAAAAAACCCAGGGCCATTACGTCCTCCGTGGCTCCTTCACACTCACTTTGCATCCAAATCTGTCAGCAAGTCCTGTTTGTCTCATCTCCCAAAATACATCCATAAGCCAACCACTGCCTATGCTGCAGCCTTCCCGGTCTGGGCTGTAATCCCCACTCACAGGACGTCCGCGAGCCCCTCCTAAACTGTTCCTGCTTCCACCCTTGTCAACTTCACTCTGTCTCTATGTTATTCATCTGCTCAAAGCCTCTCCTGTGGCTTTCCGTCTCAGTAAAAGCCAGAGTTCCTAAGATGTGTTGCCGTGCCCTAGGCCATCTGCCCCCAGCGCCATGACCTTTCTCCCCTATTCTCACACCGGTTCCCTCTGCCACCCTGACCTCCTTGCTCCTGCAATAAAAGAAAGACACACTCCTgcttcaggacctttgcacttgctgttacCTCTTCTtggaatgctttccccctaaaTATCTGCTGAGCTAATCCCCTGACTTCTTTTACGTGCAGGCTCAGCGACACCATGTCAGGGGAGCCTTCCCTGATCACCCAATTTAAAATACAACCCAACCTGCATCCTGATCCTCtgttaaacattttgtttactgTCTTTTCCCGCTAACACGTAAACTTCACAAAGGCAGgcatttcagttttgtttactGTACTGCTGGTACCTAAAAGAGTGCCAGCACCATGGTAAGCACATGGGTGGTTGTGGAGTGGCTGTGATATGAGGCGGGACATTACTGTTCCACCCACACAGGCTGTCACAATCCACCTCAAGCTCAGTGCGATGCCCAAGTGCAACACGGAAATCATGGACACGCTCGAGCAGTTTCCATGTGCCAGCCTCTGTTCTAGGAACTTTGCACACATTACCTCGTTAATCGCACAGTCACTTTACAcgtattaactaatttaattctcaCCATAACTCTACAAGGGAAGTACTGTTATTACCTCTGACAGCCGAGGGAGACCCGCACAGCCACGCACTTGCCCAGGGCTGCAAACCTACTAAGGGGTGGAGCCAACCTGTTGACTAAGGTCCTAGGCCTCAAAGTATGTCACACCTCTACGGTCAACATGTCTAAAGTGATGTCCTGGAACTTTGTTTAAAGAACAGCATGTGATTCTTAATAACACCTTGTATTTTAAAGCCATCCTTTTAGTTTCAGTATTACAGACAGGTTCGACTTCCCTCATTTCCACCAGGGTAAGTTGCTCTTTACCCTTGAGCAAAATCAGTATTTTCCTCTgttgaaaggaaaacacaaaaaaagcaatGATCAAAACTCTGACAACAGAACCAAAAGTCCAGGGACTGTCTTACAGGAAACCTCATCTCGGACAGGGGTGGTTGCAGCCACTTAGGTAACACCTGTCACTTCTGGAGCATTACTGCAGGCTGGAGCTCTGGCATCGTGTGATTTCATCACAGCTCACAAAAACCAAATGAAACAGGTACCGTTGTTGCCATGTGTCAGACAAGCAGAGAAGGACTTGCAGGGCTAACTTGCCCCAGAGTCGGTACACACGGAGCTGGGGCCGAATGGACAGCCTGGGCCCTGTGCTGCGCTCCAAGGTTAGATGTTTGTGCgctgtggggaagggaagggaagggaacagcAGAGCGAAGCCAGGACCTCCAGGCCAGCGAGCCCACCTGCAGCCCCACAAATCTGTTCATGTCCTGAGCGGAGGGCAAATCGCAGTCATCCGAAAAAGCTGCCGCGTGGCCCAGGGCCAAAGTGGTGTCATAGAGTTCCTGGATGTCACCTGAATTCAGAAAACACCAGTGGCTTAAATATTATAGCATTTGGTTTTGAGCTAGATAGAGCCTTAGATTGTCCAACAGTCCCTGATTTTGCTATGGAGGAAAAGTATGTGATCTCAATTTCGAGTGGCCTGGCGATTTACTTAATAACATAGTTTGTCTCAATTCAGAAGGCCACTTGATGATAAGCTCAGATCGGCACTGGCTAAATGTCTTTACTTGCGTTGCCATGTAGAGACCACACCAGTGCTTAGCTTATTtgcatatgagagagagagagagagagagagagcaacactTAGACACCAAAACGTAGCTCACTTTTAAGAATGTCGTGAGGGAGACTTTATTCCTCTACATTTtagggatgcagagaaaggagaggctaCTGAGCTATTTATTACCGACCTCAACAGTGAGAGAGTGGCTCTCAGTCAACTGGACTGTCCAGGGAAGTGAGTTATCAACCCCCGTTTTCAAAACATCCCCAAATTTATAACAATACTGTTCTCCCATCTTGAATACGCAGCCACAGTCGCTGGGCATCTAGCTACTTGGAAACTGAAGGAGATAGACAGTTATTCTACTTATCGGCTGCTCCTTTTCCGAGTGTTCTTGGCAGTCGGCGTGTATACCTTGTACGATTACGTCATCGTCCAAATAGATGACTTTCTCATGTTGATGGATAAGCAGAGGGAGATAAAAGCGGACAAAGTTCAGCtgttaaaacaacagaaaaaaaagtgatggtGGGGAAGAGGCATATGGCTCAGTGTCTTCTAGTGCTCTTATGGGGGTGGCTTTGACCATGGCCTTAGTTCCACTCCAGGTGTGGAGCAAAATAAAACAGTCCATAAAGATGCCTCGCTGCAGCTTCCTGATTCCAAGTTATCCGGGCCCCGGGCTGCAGCTGATGCTGGCCCATCAGTGCCCTTCTAGACCCAAACCCTCATCTGCCGAGACTGTGACATGACTTGGGTCTCCGTGAGCCACTGTACTGGGAGTCACGGAGGCTTCCTGGTCAATCTTTTAGGACACGAAGTGCCTGCCCTCCTCTATACTAGTAATTTGATTACCGTCAACTAAATCagccttacacacacacacacacacacacacacacacacacacaggacacagGGGCACAGGGGCATCATCCCAACCACGAGCTCAACCTCTTAGCTCCCTGGACCAGAAAAAAGTCAGACAAGCATGAGCTGAGGGTGAGAGTCATATGGTTTCATTAGCCATAACACTATCGAACCCAAAGTTCTAGCTCAGCTCACACTCTGATAATAAATATAAGGAACTGGGGAAAGATAACGTCATTAGAGGGCATAGAATTCAGTACATTTTCAAGGACGGATGTAACAAGCATATGCAGAAAGCAGCTGCACTTTCTGTGAACCTGCCGTCAATACTACTCTTCATGCAAGAGAGTCCCTTTAGTAAGAACTCTTGCAGTAAAATACCTTAAGATTCCCAATTCCAGGGAAAAAAAGCGGTGTCTCCTGAAAATATTACCTTAGCTGATACTATGAGGTATATCATCTATCACGCTACTGGTTTTCCTTAGCTGCCGGGATACTTGGGCTAAATTCAACGTCCAATTACAGCACACATAACACGCTGTCGGTTGGGAATACTTTTCCTGGCCTCACTATTTGGCCCCTACCCCCAACCTCTACAGGCATATTCACACACAGAAATGCATCCTGCGTTTTCTCATGCTTCATTTCTGCTTGAATagcttcattttgtttatgtgagCCATCTTAAATCCTTCCGGAGCAGGTgacttataaattataaataagcaGACCTTGGTGGAGATCTGACACTGCTTCCAAAATATTCTGTCTGCGTCCCAGTGGCCAGTGCTCCCCACTGAGCAAGGGTCTCACCGAAGACTGTCCCCAGCACGTGCGCGATGCCTACTCACAGGCTGGAGCAATTCTGGCCTTGATGAGTCCGGTCTGACCTTCCCCTTGAGGACTATCGGGTTGAATTCCacgattttaaagtttatttctcttagtTTAGAATGTTCAATCCATTTTCTAAAGAGatgacaacaaacaaacaaaaaacacctctaGCATATACACCTCCAACCTTTTGCCTCAATTTCCCTATTGCCTCAGAGTTGATCTGTGGCCTCTTTTGaaagttacaaataaaatgtgtataacCTTAGTAGAGTTTAGTCTATAAaaccttctgatttttttccccccatctggTCTGGCTTCCgatctttcctctcttttttctttaattcacgTAACTCtgcaaaggaaatgaagcaaaacagTAATAACCAAATAGCTCCCCAGATCCACATAATCTCCACAGGAAACCGGGAGAACAAAATGTGTTCCTTCTTCCTTACAAAGCATCTGCGGGTCCTGGTCCCTGTTTGCCACGGGGTTACCAGATTTTGTCAACGGATGAAGCAGGACATCCTGGATCTCCTAcctgccttcttcctctgctATTTCCACTCCAAGGACGATTTGAAGTGATCCTggcctctttgtctctgtctctccatgttCCTGACCTTTCCTCgcttcctgccttcccctcctccctccccccgacCCTCTCCCCCCATGTCTGCTCAGTCGCCCACAGTCTGCGACTATCTTTTATCCAATTCATGATACAATTCTTGGCAGAAATTATCTCAAAACAATTGTTAATGACCAAAGCCACACATGGTAGCATCTGTTGTTGCTCAAAAGTTGACAAATCAATCCTTGGAACAAAATTTAGATCTGCAAAATTTGAACCATAAAAAGCAGccatttacacaatgttatatgtcaattatatttcaaatccGGAGATGGGGAGAAGTCAcgtcaataagaaaaagatagacAACCCTACTGAAAAACTGGCAAGAGACTTGAACGCGCAAATCTAAGTAGCCAAGAAATGTGTGAAAAAAAGTGCTGGGCGGtggggggaccctgggtggctaagtcagtgaagcatctgattaggctcaggtaatgatcacgcagtttgtgggttcaagcctcctgtcaggctctgtgctgacagctgagagcctggaatctgcttcagattctgtgtctctctctctgcccctcccctgcttgtgctctctctctctctctctctctctctgtcaaaaataaacatttaaaaaagaacatttaaaattttttttaaaaagtgctcaatctcatttaaaatgaagGAATCTCAAGTTAAACCATGATGAGATAGCCCTGGACACCTATCAGGATGGCAAagttaaaaagactgaccatactGGGGCGGCTgtgtggcttggtgggttaaccgtccaactcttttttttttttaatgtttatttatttttgagagaaagagagatagaatgtgagcgggggaggggcagagacaaagggagacacagaatccgaagcaggctccggcctctgagctgtcagcacagagcccgacgcagggctcgaactcacagaccatgagatcataacctgagctgaagtcggacactcaactgactgagccacccaggtgccccaactctttttttttttaatgcttatttatttttgagagagcacgaggcatggggcaggggcagggtgcagaaagagagggagacacagaacccgaagcaggctccgggctctgagctgtccgcacagagtccaacgcagggctcgaactcacaagccgtgagatcgtaaACTCAggtgaggtcagacgcttaactgactgagccacccaggcacctcaagtgtctgattcttgatttcggctcaggtcatgatgtgggctgacagtagggagcctgcttgggaatctgtgtctccctctctctctgcccctcccctgctcaaaatctctctctttctctcaaagaaaagaaataaacattaaaaaaaaaaaaaaaaacctgaccatACCACATTGGGTGGTGGTTGTTACATGGGTATGTTTACTTTGTGATGACTCACTAAACTGCACGCAGAATTTAtgcaattttctgtttttgtattatacTTCACCGaaaagaaagttttgttttgttttgttttgttttgttttgttttgttttgttttgaataatttaaaacgGTCTAGTGGACTAGACAACCAAGAGCTGGGAAACAGTCCCTGCTCAGATGTCATCAAGCCCTGGAACCAATGCCCTTCTGTTCGAGTACAAACCCTTGCTCAGACCATATGACACAAGCCACCCTTTGGGGCTTGGTTATCTGCTTTTCATACCCATAGATAACTACAGAGCTGTTAACAGCAGGCTAAGTGAACAATctgcaaaataaatgagaagaagagtgagaaatgagacagaaaatCTAGAACGTGTACATAAGCCCTCAAAACCCACAGGAGCCAAAGACCATTTAGATTAGGAGTGAGTGTCAGCCACATCTCAGTATCTCCTAATGGTGCCAAGACCTAAAAATCGCATTGTAAAAGTCATGCATAAATAACATCTTCAGGGGCCTGCCTGGCAcggtcggaagagcatgtgactcttgatcttggggtcatgagttcaagccccatgttgggtgaagaggttactaaaaataaataaacttaaaaaataaatacattctccTTCTGAATAATGGAAATAACACTAGAAATACCTTGAACTTCCCGTCATCACTGCTCTCCccaatccatccatcctcccCAGAGACAGTCACTGCTGGCAGATGGAGATCTTTCGAGTCTTTTTCTTTGCAgaaacacatatatgtacatgtacacatttatggtttggtttttttttttttttaattttgtttttaagtaatctctacacccaacatggggctcaaaatcacaaccccgagatcaagagtcacgtgctctactgactgagctagcctgGTGCCCTTGgttttttgattctttaaaaatattttatttatttatccatctatttatttatttatttttgagacagagagagagcatgagcaggaaagggacagataGAGGCGAACAGAagacctgaagtgggctctgtgctgacagcagccagcctgatgcagggcttgaacccacaaactgtgagatcatgacctgagccgaagtcgggtgctcaatcgactgaggcacccaggcacccccagtttttttattgtttaaagctACAAGGTGAATGTTtatggccccctccccccaaattcatttgttgaaacctaatccccagtgtgatggcatttggaggtgtGGCCTTCagaaggtgattaggtcatgagcgTGGAGCCTTCAGGAATGGGATGAGTGCCctcataaaagagaccccagtGAACGCCTCTACCCCTCCCACCACGGGAGGACGAAGCAAAGACACAGCCCtccatgaaccaggaagcaggcccttCCCAGGCATGGAATCAGCCGATGCCTAGAGCTTGGGCTTCACAGCcaccagaaccgtgagaaatacttttctgttttcacaaGCCACCGGGTCTGTGGCATTCTATTACAGCAGCCCGGATGGCTTAAGACACTCATAAAATGGTTCACACTATATGAGACGTAGTGAAACTTTCATCTTCACATAACAGCATGTCCCGAGGATCTTCTTTGtccagactgcgagatcatgacctgagccgaagtcggaagctcaaccgactgagccacccaggcgccccgaagtaTACATTATTTAAACAAGGAATAAGTGTGTCTATTTTCCTGCACTGGATATTGTTGTCCTATTAATTTTTACCATCTTGATGAGTGAAAAATTatgtcactgttgttttaatttgcatttccctattagTAACACAGAATACGTTTTCACgtttgttgaccatttgtattttttcttccgtGACTTGTCTGTATTGTATGCGCATTTTACTACCCGATGCTTAtatgtttaaaagttttttgtaaGAATACTTTATATTCTTTGGATAGTAATCCTTTGTCTGTAATACATGTTGAAAATGTTTTGTGTAATTTATTGTGTGATTAATTTCACTTACAGTgtgtttcatcatttaaaaaattttaaatgttatgcaGCCaaatctgtccatttttttccttgtgatttgtGGGCTCACAGAATCACTTTCCATagcaaaattatataattatcctgcttttttatagtaatttaaaatttgattttctgtttatttcttctaacTCCGTTTCCAACTTACTTTGTAGTGTGTTGTGTGAGATAGGAAAGAGATCACTTTGCAGTTCAAAAGTTATAATTAGTGATCATTCTGGGTCATATTAAAATGATACTATATTAATATCCTCCCAGGTTAAGAAAGCAGAaactgttaattttttgttttgttttgttttgttttgttttcagagagagagggcgtgcaCACGCaggcgtgtgggggaggggcagagggagagggagagagagaatctcaagcaggctccatgccctctgagcccaacagagggctccatctcacaaccatgagatcatgacctgaaccaaaatcaggagttggacagttaaccgactgagacacccaggtgccccccatcttttttttttgttgttttaattttagagagagagcgaggcagaggagaagggcagaaggagagagagagaatcaaagcaggctccacactcaatgcagagcccaacacaaccttgggatcatgacctgagcccaaatcaagagttggacactcaactgactgagccacccaggcaccccaagataaacTGTTTTAGAAAgacttccggggcgcctgggtggctcagttggttaagcattggactcttgacttcagctcagatcatgatctcgcggtttatgagatcgagtcccatgttgggctctgtgctgacaatgtggagcctgcttgggattttctcttctcctctctctctgcctctctgctcctgctctcatgcacgtgctctctctggaaacaaataaatatttaaaaaatagagagagatttACACACAACCTGCCTCAGGCTTGTAGTTCTTTAGGTCATTAGCCAATTCACTTCAGCAGAATGATGCGATGCCCAACCAGATTGATGAGACTTTGCTGGAAACTTCCTTAGCTATACCACACATTCATCAGGTCACCCAGTAAACCTCAGGTCATCCCCTCATTAATTCAAATGACATTCATCAAAcccaaaacagaaggaaatgcatttaaggaaagataaggaagatgaagagaaagttGAAAACTCCCAAGTCTATAGTACACAAATTACCGGATTCGAGACAGAGTGTTCCGGAGTCCAACGACATAGAACAGAATGTTGGCGTCGGTGTTGCTGTAGATGCTATTGATGGCAGCCATGGTGGCACCCATTCTCCCTGCAGCAGCACAAATCACCACAGGAATCTCATCCTCCATTTCCTCAGGAGCCTCAGAGTCATCATCTGGAAACATCACAATCACTGTCTTAGAACATGAAGGAAATTCATAGTAGAACCAGTTCAAATTGTCTCCCACACTCCTGG is a genomic window of Acinonyx jubatus isolate Ajub_Pintada_27869175 chromosome B4, VMU_Ajub_asm_v1.0, whole genome shotgun sequence containing:
- the GLT8D2 gene encoding glycosyltransferase 8 domain-containing protein 2 codes for the protein MALLRKINQVLLFLLIVTLCGILYKKVHKGTVLRNETDDDSEAPEEMEDEIPVVICAAAGRMGATMAAINSIYSNTDANILFYVVGLRNTLSRIRKWIEHSKLREINFKIVEFNPIVLKGKVRPDSSRPELLQPLNFVRFYLPLLIHQHEKVIYLDDDVIVQGDIQELYDTTLALGHAAAFSDDCDLPSAQDMNRFVGLQNTYMGYLDYRKKTIKDLGISPSTCSFNPGVIVANMTEWKHQRITKQLEKWMQKNVEENLYSSSLGGGVATSPMLIVFHGKYSTINPLWHIRHLGWNPDTRYSEHFLQEAKLLHWNGRHKPWDFPSVHNDLWESWFVPDPAGIFKLNHHSS